The Methanobacterium sp. nucleotide sequence AAAGCATATTTTCAGCAATAAAGAGAAAATTTAACGGTACAAACTATAGTAGAAGCACACAACTATCAAACAAAGAAACCAAACTCAAAAACACAATATACAACATCTACAGATCAACACAAATCAAATAAAAAAAGGGTTTCTACAAAGCCAAAATAATAAATAGTGGTTTTATGATAAATAAGAATTAATATTGGATAATATCATAGTAAAAAATGAGTTGATACTATTGGCTGATATTAAGATTATCCTGGTAGAGGATGAAAATATAGACGCCATGGATATTAAGGAAACACTGGAATCATTTAATTATGAAGTTCCATATGTTGCTTCCACTGGCATAGATGCAATAAAGCACATCTTAGAAATCATGCCTGATCTTATTTTAATAGATATAGTTCTTAAAGGTGATATGGATGGTATTGAATTAGCTTATAAAATTAAAGAGCTGGGAATACCTTTCATATATTTAACTGCCCATGCTGAGGAAGACCTAGTTAAAAAAGCCATGAAAACTGATCCTTATGGATATATAATAAAACCCTTTGATCAGACCAAACTTAGATATTCCATTGAACATGCTATTTACAAAAAGCACATGGAACATGAAACTTCTAAACAGATTTCCATAACACAAGCCATAAACAAAGTCCTTAAAAATGCTTTACGCTGCACAACTCCTGAAGATGTTGCCAAAATATGTTTAAAAGTGGCTGAAGAAATAACTAACAGTAAATTTGGTTTAATTGGTAAAATAAACCCCGCTGGCCTTTATGATACCATAGTAATCAGTGATCCTGGGTGGGCAGAATGTGTAATACCTAAGACAAAAGCAGTAAAACAAATAAGCAACATGAAAATCCAGGGTTATCTAGGCAGAGCTTTAACTACTGGAAAGCCGGTAATTGTCAATAATCCAAAGTCAGACCCAGGAAGGTTAGGAGAACCTGAAGGACACCCTGAAATAACATCGTTCATGGCAATACCTCTAAAACGGGATGATAAAACCATTGGTATGATTGCTCTAGCCAATAAAAAATCAGGATACACTCGGGATGATCAAAACGCTATTGAAATGCTTTCAGTTGCTTTCATGGAAGCTATAGCCAGCAAAATTACTGAAATATCCCTAAAAAAGAGTGAAAAACGTTTCCGTGCATTGGCAGAATCTGCTGTGGATGCCATAGTCACAACTGATGTAAATGGGACAATCAAATACTTTAACCAAAGTTTGGAACAAATTTTCGGATACCTTGAAAGAGAGCTTACTGGCAAACCCTTAACCACTTTAATGCCAGAAAGATTCCGTAAAAACTACACAAAAGAGCTTGAAAGGTTCAAAAAAGATGGAAAACACAGATTAATGGGCAAAACAGTAGTTACCACTGGATTAAAAAAGGATGGGACAGAATTTCCCTTTGAAATGTCACTTTCCTCCTGGAAATCAGGGGAAGAAACATTTTTCACAGCCATAATACGAGACTTAACTGAGAAAAAAGAAGCTGAAGATAAACTACGCTGGAGTGAAGAACGTTTAAAAATAGCCATGGAAATTGCCAATCTAGTTTACTTGGAATATGATTTTGAAAAAGACCTATTTACTCTAAATGACCAGTTTTATTCACTTTACGGCACAACTGCCGAAGATGAGGGTGGCTACTTATTGTCCTCTACTGAATTTGCTAATCGTTTCCTCCCTCCAGAAGAGCATGAAATAATCAGGAAGGAAATTGTCAAGGCCAGGGAGACTAATGATCCTAACTACTCCAGAACCACAGAACACAGCATTATACGTGGTGACGGAGAAAGAAGACATATTGTAGTGCGTATAAAGCCCAAATTAGATGAAAATGGAAATATAATTGGAACTCACGGTGTTAATCAAGATATAACTAAACTCAAAGAGATTAAAGATGCATTGACTGAATCTTATCGGCGGATGGCTGATATAATTGATTTTCTTCCCGATGCCACTGTTGCCATTGACACTAAAGGTAGGGTGATCTCCTGGAACAAGGCTATTGAAAACATGACTGGAGTCACCAGTGAAAAAATCATAGGCAAAGGCAATTATGAATACTCTATACCATTCTATGGTAAACGCAGACCTATACTTTTGGATATGTTTAAAGAATCCTATGACAAAGTTAAGAAAAAATATAGGATCTCTCATAAAAAAGATGAAATTTTAACAGTAGAAACAGATCTTATCCTTAAAGGTGAAAAAAGAACTGTCTGGGCCAAGGCAGCGCCTTTGTACGATCAGGACGGAAATTGGGCTGGGAGTATCGAAGTCATACGTGATATAACTAAGATGAAAGAATATCAAGATCAGATTAAACATGAACTGGACATCAGCCAATCCCTGGCCAAGATCTACGAACCTTTTGTTGCACCTGAATCTTCAATCTATGAAGTGAGCCAAGTCATTATTCAAGAAGCCAAAAAATTGACTGGAAGTAAATATGGTTTAGCAGCTACTATTGATCCTAACCTTCAACTGATTGATGGAACAATGGTTTCAGGATCACCACCTAATTTTGAAGGAATTTCACAATTTCAATTCCCAATAAATTCTGAGGGAAAAAATATTGGCTTATTAAGGAAGTCATTGGAAACTAAAAAGCCCTTAATTGATAATTCCCCCCATGAAAATCCTAATTTTGGATACGTTCCTGATGGTTATCCTGAATTAGAAAATATACTAATT carries:
- a CDS encoding PAS domain S-box protein, with protein sequence MADIKIILVEDENIDAMDIKETLESFNYEVPYVASTGIDAIKHILEIMPDLILIDIVLKGDMDGIELAYKIKELGIPFIYLTAHAEEDLVKKAMKTDPYGYIIKPFDQTKLRYSIEHAIYKKHMEHETSKQISITQAINKVLKNALRCTTPEDVAKICLKVAEEITNSKFGLIGKINPAGLYDTIVISDPGWAECVIPKTKAVKQISNMKIQGYLGRALTTGKPVIVNNPKSDPGRLGEPEGHPEITSFMAIPLKRDDKTIGMIALANKKSGYTRDDQNAIEMLSVAFMEAIASKITEISLKKSEKRFRALAESAVDAIVTTDVNGTIKYFNQSLEQIFGYLERELTGKPLTTLMPERFRKNYTKELERFKKDGKHRLMGKTVVTTGLKKDGTEFPFEMSLSSWKSGEETFFTAIIRDLTEKKEAEDKLRWSEERLKIAMEIANLVYLEYDFEKDLFTLNDQFYSLYGTTAEDEGGYLLSSTEFANRFLPPEEHEIIRKEIVKARETNDPNYSRTTEHSIIRGDGERRHIVVRIKPKLDENGNIIGTHGVNQDITKLKEIKDALTESYRRMADIIDFLPDATVAIDTKGRVISWNKAIENMTGVTSEKIIGKGNYEYSIPFYGKRRPILLDMFKESYDKVKKKYRISHKKDEILTVETDLILKGEKRTVWAKAAPLYDQDGNWAGSIEVIRDITKMKEYQDQIKHELDISQSLAKIYEPFVAPESSIYEVSQVIIQEAKKLTGSKYGLAATIDPNLQLIDGTMVSGSPPNFEGISQFQFPINSEGKNIGLLRKSLETKKPLIDNSPHENPNFGYVPDGYPELENILIVPVLLAEKLVGIITLTNASDNYTKDDLDAIERLANFYALAIQNKETDKRIKDSLHEKKVLLREIHHRVKNNMQIISSLLNLQLNYVTEEKSANLLKESQGRIKSMAMVHEKLYQSPSLTKIDLKDYVEALVSNIFFSYGINTNNIKRVVDVENIEIGIDTAIPCGLIINEIVTNSVKHAFPNKTGEVIVKINSYQDDIHLIMSDNGIGVPKDLDYEKTDSLGLKLVKSLVDQIDGHMTIESNNGTTTKICFKEVKYKKRI